CCACACTGATCAGTGCCTCACGGGTACGGCCGGCGCTCTGAGCGGCCGGGGTGACTTGTCCCGGCTCGACACCACGCAAGCGGGATGTCCTCACAGGACCGGGCGGTGTTCGCTTCACTCCCCCGCCCTCAGTGGCAACGCCTCAAGCACCCCATGGCCGTCGTGCTCTATTACGGCGTAATAGCGGCGATCGCCTCAACGACCCACGGTGGGCTATTACGGCGTAATAGGCTCCTGACGCCGACTCACGACGCGATGCTCACCTGAACTAGCTAACGTGTCGGTGCTTCCAAGGAGAGTGAACGTTAGTAAGGTGTCTCCCATGAGTTCGCCAGCCACCTCCAACGACCGCGAAAAGGTCGTCTCCAAGCTGCCGGGATGGCTCCGGCAAGACCTCAAGATCAGAGCCGCACAGCGCGGCGTCGAGATCCAGACCGCCGTCGAGCAGGGCATCAAGGCCTGGTGCGGCCTCGCCTCAGCCCCCACGACGGTGGAAACCTCAGGGGCCGATTCCTTCGCGACCTTCCTGCCGCCCGGTCAGTGGGACCAGTTCCGCGAAGTCGCCACCGACCGCCGGGTCTCGCTGACGCAGGGCCTGGCCCAATCTGTCCAACTGTGGCTCGACTCGAACCCTGCTCCGGACGTCGCACGGCCAGAGATCACCCGCCGCATCATCGTCTGCAATCAGAAGGGCGGTGTGGGCAAGACCGCGATCACAGCAGGACTGGGTGAAGCACTCGCTGAGGACACCAACTCCCTATACGCGGTTCGGGTAGCCAGAGCACTCACCGAGGCCGTCCGCGCAAGCGACGTCCACTCAGATGTCGAACCCGCCCAGGACAACCCGCTCGACATCGAGAACCTGCCTGGTCTGGGGCTCCGAGTTCTGCTCGTCGACTTCGACCCTCAGTGCCACCTCACCAACCAGCTCGGCGCCGCGCCGTTGCCGATGAACGGTGACAGTCTCACCAACCACATGGCTGGTGATCCCAAGGGGGATCTTCGCGACCTCATCGTGTCCATCGACGAGGAGCCCTTCGACGGCCGCCTGCATCTCCTGCCCGCCTGCAACGACGCCTTTCTCCTCGACGTCCGACTGTCCGCCGTGCGAGCCAGGGAAGCGGCACTGGAGCGTGCGCTCGCTCCACTCGAGCCCGACTATGACGTCATCGTGGTCGACTGCCCCCCCAGTCTCGGCCTCAGCATGGATGCCGCCGCGTACTACGGTCGGCGCCGGGAAAGTGAACAGCCCGGCCAATCCGGTGCTCTGATCGTGGTGCAGGCCGAGGACAGCTCCGCCGACGCGTACGAGCTGCTCACCACGCAGATCGATGACCTGCGCAGCGACCTCGGGGTGGACATCGAGTACCTCGGCATTGTCGTCAACCTCTACGACTCCCGCCGCGGCTTCATCGCTACCTCCTCACTTCAGGGATGGGTCGATATAAAGGATCCTCGGGTCGTCGGGCTCATCGGTGACCTCAAAGAACAGAAGGAAGCCGTCCGCATGAAGCGGCCGCTGCTGTCCTACGCACCCAAATCGCAGCAGGCGATCGGTATGCGCGCAATGGCCAGGGAGATCGCATGAGCAAGGCCGACCAGCTGGGAGCCGGCCGCTTCGGCGGGGGAGTGCGTCCGGTCAGCGCGCGTCGCCAGGCCGTGGCCGCCGCCACCGGAGTACCCACCGATGGCGTGTCTCCGCCAACCGAACTGCCCGCCCACCGCATCAGCCTGAACCCGGACAACCCTCGCTCCACGCTCGGCGACCTCACCGACCTCGCGGGCAGCCTGAAGACTCACGGGCAGAAGCAAGCGATCACGGTGATGAATCGCGACGCCTACGCCAAGGCCAACCCTGACCGCGAAGCAGATCTCGAACCCGACACCACCCACGTCGTGATCGACGGCAGCAGCCGTCTCGCCGCTGCCCGGGAAGCGCACATCGACACGGTCAAGGTCATGGTGAGTGACGATCAGGGCGCCAACTCCGAGGAACTCCTGGAGTCCGCCCTCGTCGCCAACATCCATCGCCAGGACCTTCCGGAACTCGACGAAGCCAGGGCCCTGCAGCGTCTCGTTGCCATCCATGGCAGTCAGAGCGCGCTGGCCAAGCGACTTCACCGATCACAGGGTTGGGTATCACAGCGCCTCGCCCTGCTGAATCTCACGCCCCAACTGCAAGCCCTGATCGGTGAAGAGCCCATCGATCTGTTGCGTGCTGTCGCCAACAAGCCCGCCGCAGAGCAAGAGGCGGCCCTCGATCAGTTGAAGGGGGAGCGGGCCAGGAAGGAAGAAGAGAAGCGCAGTCGGAAGGCGGCGCCTCAAAGCGAGGTCCCGGCCCAGGCGCAGTCGGAGGAGCCCACGGGCTATTACGGCGTAATAGGAGACCGCGAGTCGAGCGTCGAGCCGACGAGCAGGCAAGCAGGTGAGGCCACCACCGCGGGAGGACGCGGACAGACGCCAGGGCCAGACGGCTATTACGGCGTAATGGAGACTGGCAAAGCAGATGTAGCCCCCAAGCGCGATCAATCGGCGCGAGCTGCGGGTCCCTCGACGCAGCAGCCGGTACCTGAGCCTCGGACGGAGCCACCCACACCTCACGAAGACGAGGATGAAGCAGCCGGCCTCCGCGTCCGCAAGGTGCCCTATGAGGAGCCCGGCACTCTGGCGATGCTCCTCGACGTCAAGATCGAATCCGATGACATCTTCTTCGATCTCCTCAGGTTCCTGGCTGCGAAGGCCATGGACCGGGACCCTGCTCGGCTCGGGCAACTCGCTCGCGCGGTAGTGGAGCAGGCTTCGGCTCGCAGTGTCTGAAGCTAGGCAGACCACAGCCTGCTGATATTGGCCGGCCGGTAAGTCACCGGTGCCTGATGTGGGTGTCCCTCCCCCCGGGTGGTTGGTGGGGGGAGGGACGGTGGGTGGGTTGGGGTTGTGGGTGGGTTAGTGGGCGGCTCCGGTGGTGTGGCGTCGGCGGCGGTAGTAGGCGGTGCCGAGGCCGGTGAGGACGGCGAAGGCTGCTGCGATGCCGGGGTCGGTCAGGGGGATGCCGGGGATGTCGGTGGTGACGCAGGAGTTGTTGTTCTGCATGTTCGGGTCCTGCTCGTTGCCCTTCACGGTGGCGCAGTTGTCGAGTTTGGCGGGGCCGGTGGCGGGGGCGAGGCCGCGGACGGTGATGGTGTGGCTCTCGCCGACCTTGAGGGGGCCGCCGGTGCAGGTGAGGGTGCCGGCGCCGATGCCGCAGCCGGCGTCGGAGGTGTGCGGGTTGAGCATGCCGGCGGGCAGCGGGTCGGTCACGGTCCAGCCGGAGGAGTCGTTGGGTCCGTTGTTGGTGACGATCAGGTTGTAGACGACCTCACCGGCAGGATCCACCTTGGCCGGGCCGACCTTGATGATCGACAGGTCCACACTGGGCTTCTTGAATCCGAAGTCGGCGCCGTGGTCGTTCTGCCCGGCGCCGGCGGGGTTGACCACGACGGCGGGGAAGGGGTTGCCGTCCGGTTCACCACTGGAGTCGATCTGGTCGTCGTCGCCCTGGTTCGGGCGGGTGGGCACCCAGCCCTGCAGCACACCACCGGCCGCGTAGTCGTCCGGGTTGTCCATCTTGATCGTGTACGTGCGGCCGTAGACCAGATCCGCAGCACTGACGTTCTTCGTCACCGTGGAATCGAAGTAGTACTCACCACGGCTGTTCGTGACCGCCGTACCGATCTTGTTCCCATTCGCGTCGTACAGGTTCACCGTGGCACCCGCCACCGGCGCCTCACCAGGATCCTGGATCCCGTTCTCATTGGTGTCCTGCCACACCCGGTTACCCAACTGCAACGGCGCCTGATCACACAGGACTTCCAAGTCACCCATACCGCGTGCTTTGCCGAAGTCGGCATTCAGGTAGTTGCCTTCGGGGGTGCGCGTGCCGGAAGCACGGTCAATCCACGCCACGCCGTGACCGGTGACTGGGTCCGTGATCGGGTCCTCCGCGACGAACGGGATGGACGTCTCCGCCTTGTCGACGGTCATACCGCCTTCGGCGGTCTCCTGATGTGGAGGAGCGGCCCAGGCGTAGTCGCCCGGGTAGAACTCCCTGACGTTCAAAGGCTGCACCCCGCCGTTCGTCGCAGCGTTGGCATGGTTGACGCAGCCGCCGTTGCCGTCCAAGACAAACATGTGGTTTCCGCCACGGCAGGCCCGGTTGATGTCACCAC
This region of Streptomyces sp. L2 genomic DNA includes:
- a CDS encoding ParA family protein, which gives rise to MSSPATSNDREKVVSKLPGWLRQDLKIRAAQRGVEIQTAVEQGIKAWCGLASAPTTVETSGADSFATFLPPGQWDQFREVATDRRVSLTQGLAQSVQLWLDSNPAPDVARPEITRRIIVCNQKGGVGKTAITAGLGEALAEDTNSLYAVRVARALTEAVRASDVHSDVEPAQDNPLDIENLPGLGLRVLLVDFDPQCHLTNQLGAAPLPMNGDSLTNHMAGDPKGDLRDLIVSIDEEPFDGRLHLLPACNDAFLLDVRLSAVRAREAALERALAPLEPDYDVIVVDCPPSLGLSMDAAAYYGRRRESEQPGQSGALIVVQAEDSSADAYELLTTQIDDLRSDLGVDIEYLGIVVNLYDSRRGFIATSSLQGWVDIKDPRVVGLIGDLKEQKEAVRMKRPLLSYAPKSQQAIGMRAMAREIA
- a CDS encoding ParB/RepB/Spo0J family partition protein encodes the protein MSKADQLGAGRFGGGVRPVSARRQAVAAATGVPTDGVSPPTELPAHRISLNPDNPRSTLGDLTDLAGSLKTHGQKQAITVMNRDAYAKANPDREADLEPDTTHVVIDGSSRLAAAREAHIDTVKVMVSDDQGANSEELLESALVANIHRQDLPELDEARALQRLVAIHGSQSALAKRLHRSQGWVSQRLALLNLTPQLQALIGEEPIDLLRAVANKPAAEQEAALDQLKGERARKEEEKRSRKAAPQSEVPAQAQSEEPTGYYGVIGDRESSVEPTSRQAGEATTAGGRGQTPGPDGYYGVMETGKADVAPKRDQSARAAGPSTQQPVPEPRTEPPTPHEDEDEAAGLRVRKVPYEEPGTLAMLLDVKIESDDIFFDLLRFLAAKAMDRDPARLGQLARAVVEQASARSV